TCAACAAGGACCACGAGCCATTTGCATCCTATCCGCTAACGGAGTGATTTCAAATGTTACACTTCGTCAGCCCGATTCTTCCGGGGGTACGCTTACATATGAGGTTAGGCAAATTAGAAATTACCACTGCATTCCATACTATGCCAAGTTTCCAACAATATTTCTTGTATCTACGATGGGTTTGATGCTATGAACCCATCTGTTAAACGTAAATCATGTGCTAATTTGATGGCTGCACGAATGTTTAatgcatataaaaatagacCGGTTTATGAAACTTCTTATCTGGATGGGAATCAAGAAAGTTCGaagttagaaatattaaaaaaaaaagaatttgataGGATATCGGAAGAGACAATTCTTTAAACTATAGTCTTATTATTGTAGCTGGTACACTGAGGATTTGATCGATGCTCGGCTACAGTTTCTAGGATTTGCCTTAGTAACTAATTGTTCATCTACGGAAAATGAAGATTCTTCTAAGCCTTAAAAGAAACATTAATATGTCCTGTTTGGTTGTAGGGTCGTTTTGAGATACTGTCCTTGTCCGGTTCCTTCATGCCTACTGAAACTCAAGGAACTAGGAGTCGATCTGGAGGGATGAGCGTCTCGTTGGCGAGCCCTGATGGACGCGTTGTAGGTGGAGGCGTAGCAGGCCTTCTCATAGCTGCCAGTCCTGTACAGGTAAGCTTTCTAAAGTTTGATTTTTCCCTTTTGGAACCAAAAGACCAAGCAATATGCAGTGATCCATGACTACGAGAACAAGATTTTGCATCAGTGAACAAGCTGACTTGTGTCGGAATCTTGGAAAACCGGCATTGATCTTTGGTCATTCTAGCATTTTCCGGTATCTTGCGGTCATGAAACACAATGTCTAATCTTTTTGTCGAATTATCAGGTTGTCATAGGAAGTTTTGTACCAGGCAACCAGCACGACCAAAAGTCCAAGAAGCAGAAAAATGAGTCCTTACCAGCAACTCTTGCACCAAACCCAGCCACAGTCGATTTACCTGCATCGAATGCAGAAAAAGAGGACGGCATCGGTGTGCAACATTCACAACAAAATTCCAATACCCTGAAACAAAACTTTGCTACTACTGCTAGTTTCAGAACAGAAAATTGGGCCAACATACAGGAGCCAAGAAATTCAGCCACTGATATCAACATTTCTTTGCCTgcagtttaattttataacttaacaaATCATTCATGTCTTAATGTAGGATAAAGTAATTTCCTGACATTCACCtaggttttaatttttcagACATGACATAGacaatatatgttttttattctgaagtttttaatttaatttaaaatgtgtGGTTTGTAATCTCATGTTTAA
The Gossypium raimondii isolate GPD5lz chromosome 8, ASM2569854v1, whole genome shotgun sequence DNA segment above includes these coding regions:
- the LOC105791638 gene encoding AT-hook motif nuclear-localized protein 1; translated protein: METNSGVTVIGAEAPSTYHMAPRTENANQISSGLTPVDGLTPVDVPAVSVGLTGSTEKKKRGRPRKYGPDGKMARALSPMPISSSVPPGTAEFPSGGKPGRGRGSAYQIKHHKGMDIDNLGELAGTSVGTNFMPHVITVNPGEDVTMKVISFSQQGPRAICILSANGVISNVTLRQPDSSGGTLTYEGRFEILSLSGSFMPTETQGTRSRSGGMSVSLASPDGRVVGGGVAGLLIAASPVQVVIGSFVPGNQHDQKSKKQKNESLPATLAPNPATVDLPASNAEKEDGIGVQHSQQNSNTLKQNFATTASFRTENWANIQEPRNSATDINISLPAV